One part of the Vicia villosa cultivar HV-30 ecotype Madison, WI unplaced genomic scaffold, Vvil1.0 ctg.000189F_1_1, whole genome shotgun sequence genome encodes these proteins:
- the LOC131625140 gene encoding protein CYSTEINE-RICH TRANSMEMBRANE MODULE 1-like, with amino-acid sequence MSQFNNQQQAPISYPPPSEAYSTSQYVAAPPPMGYPSKDASESYPQQKIPDQTTSRGDGFWKGCCAALCCCCAIDICF; translated from the coding sequence atGAGTCAGTTTAACAACCAGCAACAAGCACCTATATCATATCCACCACCAAGTGAGGCTTATTCTACTTCTCAATATGTAGCTGCACCACCACCTATGGGTTAcccttccaaagatgcatctgAAAGCTACCCTCAACAAAAGATTCCAGATCAAACAACAAGCAGAGGTGATGGTTTCTGGAAGGGATGCTGTGCTGCTCTTTGTTGTTGCTGTGCCATAGATATATGCTTTTAA
- the LOC131625099 gene encoding uncharacterized protein LOC131625099, with protein sequence MSILVNGSPTKDFWVERGLRQGDPLSPFLFTLIAEGLARLFKRASDIGKFEGYTVSENSNVSLLQFADDTMVVGRGCWKNLWSIKAIFRGFELLSGLKVNFFKSKIYGVNIKEDFMDRASQFLCCCRNLIPFKFLGIPEGANPRRCITWKPVFESLKKKLSIWKAQLLSIGGRVTLINAEDGTEWSRILRARYGDIKHSVLAGRGQRANRKLSTWWKDILTASVSKTNFVDYFAGNISFKLGSGSNIQFWHIIWSGNNNLENQFPAVYNLSRLQNGSIAEMGAFHRGNWSWNVNVPAESLLADPVAAVEALELIQRIAMTKPIEDATDMVIWRHNQDGVFSVKSCYSLIRDRNKEDILPNETLKALMMVWETNIPSKIKVFGWRVLLNRLPSRDQLVKRKIIQNDEEKVCVLCAAKDEDLEHLLFNCSFSQKVWDNMQGWLKLNMVEQATGLNHLFLFTQGLKGKVK encoded by the exons ATGTCTATTTTGGTGAACGGATCTCCAACAAAAGATTTTTGGGTTGAAAGGGGATTAAGACAAGGTGACCCTTTATCACCTTTCTTATTCACTTTGATTGCGGAAGGTTTGGCTCGTTTGTTCAAGAGGGCGTCAGATATAGGAAAGTTCGAAGGATACACAGTGAGCGAAAATTCTAATGTGAGCCTTCTTCAATTCGCTGACGATACCATGGTGGTGGGGAGAGGTTGTTGGAAGAATCTCTGGAGCATTAAGGCAATATTTAGAGGTTTCGAACTTTTATCGGGTTTGAAAGTGAATTTCTTCAAGAGTAAGATATATGGTGTCAATATTAAGGAGGACTTTATGGACCGCGCTTCTCAATTtctgtgttgttgcaggaacttAATTCCTTTCAAATTTCTAGGCATTCCGGAGGGAGCGAATCCGAGGAGATGTATCACTTGGAAACCTGTTTTTGAAAGCTTAAAGAAGAAGCTATCAATATGGAAGGCTCAGTTGTTGTCTATTGGCGGAAGAGTGACTTTAATAAATGCC GAAGATGGAACCGAATGGAGTCGTATTCTGAGAGCTAGATATGGCGATATCAAACACTCTGTGTTGGCTGGCCGTGGGCAAAGGGCAAACAGAAAACTCTCAACTTGGTGGAAAGACATCCTTACGGCAAGTGTGTCGAAAACTAACTTTGTGGATTATTTTGCAGGAAACATATCTTTCAAGCTCGGGTCAGGTTCAAACATTCAATTCTGGCACATCATTTGGTCAGGGAATAACAACCTCGAAAATCAATTTCCGGCTGTATACAATCTGTCACGGCTTCAAAATGGTTCAATAGCTGAGATGGGCGCTTTTCATAGGGGAAATTGGTCCTGGAATGTTAACGTACCAGCAGAGTCATTGCTGGCAGATCCAGTAGCAGCGGTTGAAGCTTTGGAACTCATTCAGCGCATCGCCATGACAAAACCGATAGAAGATGCTACGGACATGGTCATTTGGAGGCACAACCAGGACGGTGTCTTCTCGGTGAAAAGTTGCTACAGTCTGATTCGGGACAGAAACAAGGAAGATATCTTGCCAAACGAGACTCTAAAGGCCTTAATGATGGTTTGGGAGACTAATATCCCCTCAAAGATCAAGGTGTTTGGTTGGAGAGTTTTACTCAATAGACTACCTTCTAGAGATCAATTGGTGAAGAGAAAGATTATTCAAAATGATGAGGAGAAAGTGTGTGTTCTGTGCGCGGCAAAGGATGAAGACTTGGAACACTTATTGTTCAATTGCAGCTTTAGCCAAAAGGTGTGGGACAATATGCAAGGGTGGTTGAAACTGAATATGGTGGAACAAGCAACAGGATTAAACCATTTGTTTCTTTTTACTCAAGGTTTGAAAGGGAAGGTAAAATAG